The sequence TTATATGCAACCACAGCCGGCAATACTTGCACAAATGGTATAATGGTTCAttctgttttcctttttcccatCCCAGCAATTGAGTGAGACTCCCTGTTGTGGGTTCAGTTTCTAGCGATGATGCACTTGGGTTAGTTTCTCACCCAGACACAGGCTGATGCAGCTCATCTTACACTATACAGAAGTGAGTGAGAATTTAATTATGTACTGCCTGTGTGCATCCATATTTCAGTGATGAGCTGTTTCTGACTGATTGTAATTGTAATTTTGGCCATTTTATTTGGTCATTCAATAGAAAGCGACAAGCCCATATTACCTATGAAAGCCAGCTTTTGTAGTGTGGAGAAGAGCACATATTGattgattttcataaatattttgctTGCTGAACTGCCCTGATATCTGCTTTGTTCTGCGCATTCAATGAATAATGAATCTCTGTAGGCCTGCAAGGGAGGATTGGTTCAATCCTGaatttcaagtttttattttttcccttgatAGGCATCGAGAATTTGAACCTTTGAGAACAGAATAGGAGATGATTCTGACCAAAACAACGGTTTCTATTGATCAAAACTGAAGCCAACACCATGCAGTGACAAACTTTTAACATCCAAAAAATTCAAGATTGTGTAAGCTACAACGgcaaattctaaaaattccccATTTCTGGCGGCAGAAAGATCATGGCCAACACCCCCCTTGGTCATTATGGTTCCTCATTTACCTTCATACTGCATAGCTCGATGTAAATCAAATCAAAAGCCCATTTGAGTAGAGCCATAATGCAAATGCACAACCCAATGATATGGACAAACTTCTTCCCTatttcattttccattcaaaCAAAGGGAGATTGAAGTGAAACGGTACTGTTACTCGATATGCCAGTAGAAGGTTGCAATTTgcataaatggaaaaaaaataaatttcggAACTCAGTAAAATCtatattaaatttgaaggaTACATTTTGTTCACCACTTTCAAAGATCATAACTGGAGATGCCATGCAGAGTACACGACTATACAATCCTGATATGTGAAGAAGTTTCAAGTGTCACAGAAAAAGAAGAGCATCCCATGGACCATGGTGATCCATTGTTAAGATCTAGTTAACCACATACTTCAGAATTAGATTGCGCAAAGATAATATATGTTAACATTATtgtcaaatcaaattcaaatgtTCTTTGTAATCAGTCTTGCCAGTTTGTGGTACAAgcaacattattattattcttgtcatttaagtttttgtttctttgtaacAGGAGCAAGACCAGCAAAGCCTCAAACAGGTCAATCCTTGAAGGCAAGCCATCAGCAGCTCTTACAGACATGGCGGTTCGGCAAAATTTTCCATGGTGACATTTGTAGCAGCGCCCATGTTTGGCTAAGGCACCAGCTCTGTTGTTTGCTTCCCTGAGCGTATGCATgattttccattgccatcaaCCTAAGGTTGGCTGTTTGCAATCCTCTGTGATGGCTATGGGAGGATGTATTTCTTCAATGACATTCTGGATCATGGTAATTGCAAACTCTGAATCAGGAATTGGTACTGAGAGCCCAACCAAAGAGAAGATCATACCTTAAGCTCCAAACTCCATTGTAAGGCTGTCACATCCCCAACAAATCCAGCAAAACCCTGGATCAACCTTGCCCACAAAATTCCTCTTCAAGAAGAATCATCTTTACTAGTGCGTATGATTGATGCTTTTTTGTACCTCAACTTGTCAATCTCCTTCCCCAGAAAATCCAGGGTTGTGTCTGTAACATGATTGGGGGAGCATCCAGCATCCAACATCAATTTTAAGAACTTGTATGCAGCCTTTAGTTGACCTGCCTTGGCATGAATTTCAATAAGTGTATTAAAAGTGACAACATCGGGATTTATCCCACTGCTCCTCATTTGCTCAAAAAGCTTGGTTGCTTCATCAATCTGCCCAGCCTTCCCGAGAGCATTAATCAGTGAATTATACATCACAATGTCAAGATATCCACCTTGCTTCATTAGCATATCGAGAACAGCACTAGCTAGATCTGCTCTTCCCATCTTCCCCAAGCCTTGAATTATCACATTGTATGTTGCTATGTCTGGTGGGCAGACCTTCTCTCCCATTTCATGAAAAACGCCCCATGCCTCATTGAAATAGCCCTTCTTGACAAACGCAGTCATCATGGAATTGTAGGTGTAAATCACAGGGTCGACACCCATATTGCTAAATATCTCAAACAACTTGCAGGCTAAGCTCAGCTTTCCTTTGGCCAAGAATATTGATAGGTAAGTATTGACCATATCAATGTCAAATGAGTCTATCCCTTTTGCCTGGACTCGTTGCCCTCTGGATAATGAGAACAGTTGAGAAGAAACATCATTGGACTTCAATTGACTGGCCAATTGATCCATATATGGGGATGATGACCACTGATCCTCATGTTGAGCCACATCCTCTTCTGAACCAGGGCTGCCATCCATCCCCGTGTCAGCAGAACTAATTAAACTCATGATTTCACTCAAGTTACCATCAGATGGGAACATTGGTGTATAATCTTTTCTTCGGCTTTGTGGGGCTTTCATATAAGCCTCCATATTGGCTTCCCAGTTGAGGACATTTGGTACTAGATTACCATCCCTAATGTGCTTCATGAGCCTCTCTGTCCAATCCCACCTACCTTGCTTATGGAATCCAATCAAGAGGGATGTTATGGTAACAAGATCAACAACAAACCCTCTAGCCTCCATTTCCTCCACCAACTGCAGTGCTTCCTCAAGTTGCCCCTCCCTACAAAGCTGCAACACAACAATGCTATACGTGATTCCATCCACAAACTTCCCCTTCTTTTTCAAGTCACAAAATAGAGTGTAACCTGCTGCAGCCCTCCCATTCCTGAACAAGCCACAAATCACAATATTATGAGTCCAACACGATGCCCTTACCCCATCCTCAACCATCTTCTCAAACACTTGGCAAGCTTCCATAACTTTCCTGGCTTTAAATAGCCCATCCAGTAGAGTATTATAAACAATGGTATCTGGACAGAATCCATTATACTGCATCTCATTGAATATCCTCATCGCATCATCCATTCTATATGATTTAGAGCACCCTTGAATAAGGATTCGGTAAGTGAAAGCATCAGGCTCATGCCCAGACCCTTTCAATTCCTCCCAAACAATGAGAGCATCTTTCACCTTCCCGACCAAGCACAGCACACGAATCAGACTATTATAAGTGCACAAATCAGGGCCAAAAGAACTAGAATTCAAGCTCTTATCCTTCATCTCTTTGAAGAGGTTCAGAGCAGTACCCAGATCACCCCAACACCCAAATGCATGTATGCATATGTTGTAACCCTGTGTATCCAAGTCAAAATCCTTCTTTGCTCTCAATTTTTCAAACACATTTCTGAACTCAATTTTCATGTCTGCTTTTCTCAGAGCAACCAACAACTGATTACAGGCATTGGATTCAGGAACCGGGACACCTCCCTGTCCTTCATCACCACCCAATAGCTTGAAAAAGAGGGGCAAGGCCAAACCCAATTGGTTTTTTCTAATTAAAGCAACAAGAACAGAGTCATACACATAGGAGTTCAGGCCAGTCCCCAATTCCTCTATGTGATCAAGAATTTCAAGTGCCGAATCAAATTTACCCGCCCGAATAAGAGAATCAAGCAGGAGTTTGAAGGTTTCCTGGCCAACAACCACTCCATCATCCTTCATGGAGCTCATCAGGAGCGGGACTTGGTCCAGAAACTCAGCCCCGGCTCTGCACACAATTCGGAAAATGTCAGAGTAAGCGCCCACCGAATGTTTGTAATTATGCCTGAAAGAACACCACCTGAAAAACTCCACCTTCCTGGAGACATCAAGCGAATTTCTCCCAAGAATTTGCACAACAAGAGACTCCGATATTGGAATGGACTCGAGGTCAGGGCTCCGAGTCCCGCGCTCAGATAGTGTTCTCGAAATGGAGGCCACTAAAAGCATATCTCCAAGTTTAACACCCGCACCAGCAGCCGCCGAAGAAGAAAGTGTTCTTCCGTGGCGCATTGCTAGAACAATAAAATACCAATTTGTGATGTAGTTAAGTGATGAGCTGCTGAAACCGAGGCTTCAAAATTCTGGGAAAATGTTTCAAATTCCGAGAAAATGTTTCCACGCATAGAAAAGCAGCGTCCTTGAATAGAACTTGTATCCTTTGGTCCCAAGCCCAGATGAGGAGAACATCCAGTGCATGGCATAAAGAAGAGAAACTTGTGGTCATTCACTTTTAGAGTAAAACACCCACCGCCAATCACATTTTATTCTGCTAGAGCCTTCTTGCTCCCCTGCTGGAACGCTGCCAAGCTCATGAAATCTGAGATCTCAAGGCATCAAAGCTGCTGTGCCGTCAAATCTCGAAATTTATAAAAGCTCGTCGCGGCGAGGACTCGCGCGTCCTCTGAAGTAAAAAACataagagaattattttatgATCCCTTGCGGCTTCCAATCGGTACGaactcaaaagtcaaaagtagAACTAATCATAATATATGTTTTGGTCTATTATCTTACGGAAAATTCTGACTATCCCACAGGGAAGTACCAAAGAAATCCTTAGGAGCATTCGATGTGGAAGATGAGATCTTGGCCATccattctaaattttaaaaaatagttatatttggatttatatgaaataaataggacatgaatattgagaaaaaaaaaaaatagatataaaataaaaaagaaatccatataaatattataaaatgtatttattaataaaaatacaaatttcatcGTATACCATTTTTGCTTACTTTGTTATTAGCAAGGTAATTATAATGTTTCTTATGTTAAAATTCGATTATATTGATATGAttgtattaaaatttcaaaagcttagatatagtttttaaaatttatttcttatttcttaattgaTTTAATT is a genomic window of Vitis riparia cultivar Riparia Gloire de Montpellier isolate 1030 chromosome 1, EGFV_Vit.rip_1.0, whole genome shotgun sequence containing:
- the LOC117911224 gene encoding pentatricopeptide repeat-containing protein At4g01570 — translated: MRHGRTLSSSAAAGAGVKLGDMLLVASISRTLSERGTRSPDLESIPISESLVVQILGRNSLDVSRKVEFFRWCSFRHNYKHSVGAYSDIFRIVCRAGAEFLDQVPLLMSSMKDDGVVVGQETFKLLLDSLIRAGKFDSALEILDHIEELGTGLNSYVYDSVLVALIRKNQLGLALPLFFKLLGGDEGQGGVPVPESNACNQLLVALRKADMKIEFRNVFEKLRAKKDFDLDTQGYNICIHAFGCWGDLGTALNLFKEMKDKSLNSSSFGPDLCTYNSLIRVLCLVGKVKDALIVWEELKGSGHEPDAFTYRILIQGCSKSYRMDDAMRIFNEMQYNGFCPDTIVYNTLLDGLFKARKVMEACQVFEKMVEDGVRASCWTHNIVICGLFRNGRAAAGYTLFCDLKKKGKFVDGITYSIVVLQLCREGQLEEALQLVEEMEARGFVVDLVTITSLLIGFHKQGRWDWTERLMKHIRDGNLVPNVLNWEANMEAYMKAPQSRRKDYTPMFPSDGNLSEIMSLISSADTGMDGSPGSEEDVAQHEDQWSSSPYMDQLASQLKSNDVSSQLFSLSRGQRVQAKGIDSFDIDMVNTYLSIFLAKGKLSLACKLFEIFSNMGVDPVIYTYNSMMTAFVKKGYFNEAWGVFHEMGEKVCPPDIATYNVIIQGLGKMGRADLASAVLDMLMKQGGYLDIVMYNSLINALGKAGQIDEATKLFEQMRSSGINPDVVTFNTLIEIHAKAGQLKAAYKFLKLMLDAGCSPNHVTDTTLDFLGKEIDKLRYKKASIIRTSKDDSS